The Pseudomonas triclosanedens genome has a window encoding:
- a CDS encoding GGDEF domain-containing protein translates to MKPAHWKEDIRQLQHLRLFQNVAAANLQQLLKDFRACELEDGEILLSPFNRNHFLYMVLEGQLKVYLGSLDNQPVTTLHPGDCAGEISFIDNDHPSAYVVATQATTVLRLHREALISLFQQSPQIMHNLLEVLCERVRQGNRIILDTEQNANIDTLTGLFNRRWLEHIYDRESTRCAFNEQPLCMLMLDVDHFKDYNDEHGHLAGDYALCLVAHTLRSQLRPKDSMARFGGEEFVILLPEIAADEARRIGNRLRQSLEQITSFYSPVGVLPGVTVSLGLAQMNYQENLPSLILRADGALYRAKQEGRNRLVG, encoded by the coding sequence ATGAAACCCGCGCACTGGAAGGAAGACATTCGGCAACTCCAGCACCTTCGCCTGTTCCAGAACGTGGCTGCGGCCAACCTGCAACAGTTGCTGAAGGACTTTCGCGCTTGTGAACTGGAAGATGGCGAAATCCTGCTTTCGCCGTTCAACCGCAACCACTTCCTCTATATGGTTCTCGAAGGCCAGTTGAAGGTGTATCTGGGCTCCCTCGACAACCAGCCGGTAACCACACTCCACCCCGGCGACTGCGCCGGTGAAATCAGCTTCATCGACAACGACCACCCCTCCGCCTACGTCGTCGCCACCCAAGCCACCACCGTCCTGCGCCTGCACCGCGAAGCCCTGATCAGCCTGTTCCAGCAGTCCCCGCAGATCATGCACAACCTGCTGGAAGTCCTCTGCGAACGGGTGCGCCAGGGCAACCGGATCATCCTCGACACCGAGCAGAACGCCAACATCGACACCCTCACCGGCCTGTTCAACCGGCGCTGGCTGGAGCACATCTACGACCGCGAAAGCACGCGCTGCGCCTTCAACGAACAGCCGCTGTGCATGCTCATGCTGGACGTCGACCACTTCAAGGACTACAACGACGAGCACGGCCACCTGGCCGGCGACTACGCCCTCTGCCTCGTCGCCCACACCCTGCGCAGCCAGTTGCGGCCCAAGGACAGCATGGCGCGCTTCGGCGGCGAAGAGTTCGTCATCCTCCTGCCGGAAATCGCCGCGGACGAAGCCCGGCGCATCGGCAACCGGCTGCGCCAGAGCCTGGAGCAGATCACCTCCTTCTATTCACCGGTGGGCGTGCTGCCCGGCGTCACCGTCTCACTGGGGCTGGCCCAGATGAACTACCAGGAGAACCTGCCGAGCCTGATCCTGCGGGCCGATGGCGCCCTCTACCGGGCCAAGCAGGAAGGACGCAACCGCCTGGTCGGCTGA
- a CDS encoding dipeptidase yields the protein MRNLLIALLLLVAVGLGIFFNLPGYLDRRMNTVATPAPYPASDSATALHRTLFVADLHDDALLWDRNLLERHDYGHSDLPRLLEGHVGLQVFSTVTKTPRGLNYERNGADTDNITPLVIAQRWPRETWTSLLERALYQGRMLEEAAAGSHGKLTLVRNRADFARYLAAWKTNPNQVAAVLATEGLHPLEGKLENIDRMYDAGFRIMGLTHFFDNEVGGSAHGLEKGGLTPFGHQVIARLEQKKMLVDLAHASRALIDDVLAISTRPVLVSHTGVEGTCPGVRNLTDAHLQRIAATGGVIGIGYWDGAVCDTSVKAIVKAIRYAADKIGVEHIALGSDFDGAVNTPFDTSGLAQLTQGLAEAGFSQSDIAAIMGGNVRRLLLDTLP from the coding sequence ATGCGCAATCTCCTGATCGCTCTACTATTGCTGGTGGCCGTTGGCCTGGGGATCTTCTTCAACCTGCCGGGTTACCTCGACCGTCGGATGAACACGGTAGCCACACCGGCCCCCTACCCCGCTTCCGATTCGGCTACCGCCCTGCACAGGACCCTGTTCGTCGCCGACCTCCACGACGACGCACTGCTCTGGGACCGCAACCTGCTGGAACGCCACGACTACGGCCACAGCGACCTGCCGCGCCTGCTGGAAGGCCACGTCGGCCTGCAGGTGTTCTCCACTGTCACCAAGACGCCCCGCGGCCTCAACTACGAACGCAACGGCGCGGACACCGACAACATCACGCCGCTGGTGATCGCCCAGCGCTGGCCCCGTGAAACCTGGACCAGTCTGCTCGAACGCGCCCTCTACCAGGGCCGGATGCTCGAAGAAGCCGCCGCCGGCAGCCACGGCAAGCTGACTCTGGTGCGCAACCGCGCCGACTTCGCCCGCTACCTTGCCGCCTGGAAGACAAACCCGAATCAGGTCGCCGCCGTGCTCGCCACCGAGGGCCTGCACCCACTGGAAGGCAAGCTGGAAAACATCGATCGCATGTACGACGCCGGCTTCCGCATCATGGGCCTGACGCACTTCTTCGATAACGAGGTCGGCGGCTCCGCCCATGGCCTGGAGAAGGGCGGGTTGACGCCGTTCGGCCACCAGGTGATCGCCCGCCTGGAACAGAAGAAGATGCTCGTCGACCTCGCCCACGCATCCCGCGCGCTGATCGACGACGTGCTGGCCATCTCCACGCGCCCGGTGCTGGTCTCCCACACCGGTGTCGAAGGTACCTGCCCAGGCGTGCGCAACCTGACCGACGCCCATCTGCAGCGCATCGCCGCCACCGGCGGGGTGATCGGCATCGGTTACTGGGACGGCGCGGTCTGCGACACCTCGGTCAAGGCCATCGTCAAGGCCATCCGCTACGCCGCCGACAAGATCGGTGTCGAGCACATCGCGCTGGGTTCGGACTTCGATGGCGCGGTGAACACGCCCTTCGACACCAGCGGCCTGGCGCAACTCACCCAGGGTCTAGCCGAAGCGGGCTTCAGCCAGTCGGATATCGCCGCGATCATGGGCGGCAACGTCCGCCGGCTACTGCTCGACACCCTGCCCTGA